ACCTTAATAGTCTGCAAAATTCCACACAATTAGCTCTCCATCTCTTATTATCTTTTCAGTATAATTTTTTAAAGGTTTTCCTTAGAGATTTTTTATCTATCAGGAAGCTTTATAGTTTTTTTTGCAAGAAAACCCACCTCTTTTAAGGGTGGGATGAATTGCCCGTTTAGAATTGGAATTGTAGTCCTCCTCCATATTTTACCAGCTCCACTTTCTTAATGTTTGTATTAATTATTTTACCTTTCTGAGTTGATAGTCTAACCCATTTACCATAATTGAATACTCCCTTTACTCTGCATAATATTTTCCTATATTTCACCAAATCATTGGGCTGTAATTTATACCTCTGTTTTCTTATAGATGGCTTAAAACCTTTTCTGTTTGTCTGAATGCTCCTGTTATTTCGTCTGGTTTGTGTGACCATATATGGTACTGCTCTTTCCTGGGTTGTTCCGCCAGTAATTACAAAAGCATCATTTACATGGCTCTTTTCTAAGCCTAATTTTATTCTGTTATGTTTTGTAATATAACCATACGTCCAGGCACAGTTGAGTGTATTCGCCAGTCTCCATCTGACGATATTCATAAACGCAGTTGATTTCAGTGTTTGCTTTGCTTTCTTCTGAATTTCTGGATAACCAAACTCTTCTGCTGTCCTGTCACCTTTCTTCTGATTGCATTTATGACAGGCTATAGTAAGATTGAAAACTCTATCTGTCCCGCCTCGGATTTTGGGTATAATATGTTCAATCTCCAGAGGTACATTACTCTTTCCACAATAGGCACATTTATGCCCCCATTTCTCCAGCAGATATTCTCTAACTTCATAACCCTGTAACTCTCCATGCTGGTATTCTACTCCTTTAATTTCTGGATTTTGCATTTTCTGAGTATCAAAACTCGATACTTCCACTGTGATTTTTGTTACAGGCAGTATTTTCTTCAGCTTCTCAATCAGTCTTAGATGTGTATCAAATTTGTGCTGAATACTGGGCGCTAACCAGCCGTTTGGTCTGCTGCGATTATTGAATCTTGGCTTTCTATGCCATAGTTTTGCTCTCCTTGTTCTTCTGTAGGTTCTCCTCTGTTCTAATAGTTTTGATATTCTTTTTCTCAAGGTTAACTCACCACATATCAGTTTTTTCTTATCTGTTACTGCACTGAAGCCTATTGCTGAGTACCCTGCATCTATACCCAAAGTTATATCCTGTTTTGCTTCTCCTGTTGGATAGTTTAGCTGTATGGTAAATGGGCTTCGCTGAACTACTCTTGCCTTTTCTTGTTTCAGTAAAACTCTTGCATTTCTTGGTGTTGTAGGCATCAGAGGTTTTCCACGCATGTTTAAGACAGGAACTCTCAAGTCCTGTCCACTCTTGCCAGAGAGTTGGTCCTCATCGGAGCTGTTATTGGCCAGTACTTTGCGAGGCACACTGAGTTTCCTCTCTGTTTAATGCCTCACTTACAGAGCAGGGGACTTGAGGAGCATCCCCTGGTGCGTTCGTTAACTCTACCAATAACTGCTGCATCTTTCTAATGCCTCCTAATCAACCAATTGCTCTTGTCCCTCACGAAACAAGCCACCCATTTTAATGGATGGTGATTGACCATGTTACTGATTCACCTATCCCTATGGATTTTAACTTTTTTCTCTATACCTTTATTGCATTCTTTATAATAATTGACCCTCTTGCAAGTATTCCCTTTTTTCTCCATGTGGCTGAAGGAACAAATGAGAAGGAATACAGAGCAATAATCAGAAAGGCGGTTGTTGTAGCCACAATTATACTCATACTCTTCTCCTTTTTTGGAAACTACGCCTTTGAGGCTTTTGGAATTAAAATGTTTTCTTTCAAAGTAGCAGGTGGAATATTACTCTTTATTATATCCCTGGAGATGATATTCGGTAGACGCACCAGAACAGAAGTCTCGTCTGGAGAAGAGGAAGAAGACAGGGAAGATATTGCAATAACTCCTATGGCTGTGCCACTGTTAACAGGACCAGGTGCCATAACAACAGGAATAGTTGTATACAGCACAGCTCAAACCATCGAGGAGAAGTTTATATTCCTTGTGGCAATATTACTGGTATTTGCACTCTCTTACGTTATTCTCTACTTTTCCCATGAGATTTTCGGTATACTGGGGAAAACCGGCACGACAGTAATAATGAGAATTATGGGCCTTCTGCTATCCGCCATAGCTGTGCAGCTTGTCCTAGAGGGCATAGGAAAGGCCATAGCACTTTTTGCATAGCTATCTTCTGAATTTTCTCTCTATATCTCTTTTTTCAAGAATTATATAGGTTGGCCTTCCGTGGGGGCATGTTCTGGGATTATCTGCCCTTCTGAGCTTCTCTATCAAAACCTTCATCTCCTCATCCAGCATAAAATCCCCGGCTTTCACTGCCCCTGTGCATGCCACCCTGTAAATCATCTCGTCCCTTCTTCTATTAATATCAGAAATTCTCCCTGCATCTGCAATCTCCACAATAAATTCTTTAAAATTTTCCATTTTTCCAATAAAAAGTGGAACTGTTCTTATGATTACACTCTCTCCCCCAAAGTCTTCAATCTCAAAGCCTATATTTTCAAGAAATTCAATATTTTCAAGCATTGCCGCACTTTCCTCAGGTGTAAGCTGTATAACCTCAGGCTTTAAAAGCCTCTGCTTTTCTATCTTACCGGCTGAGTATTTCTTCAGAAATTTCTCATAGAGTACCCTTTCATGGGCAGCATGCTGGTCAATCATCACAAGACCAAGAGAATGCTCAGCAAGAATATAGGTATTGAAAAGCTGGGCAAGAGGCTTTATTCCTCTGAGAATATTGTCTTCAAGGTTTTTCTCTGGCGAATATTTAGCTTTATCCTCATTTACTTCTGGCTTTCCTGTATTAATCTTGCCGATAGATGAAAAATTTTCAATTGTTCTTGTAACCTGTGTAATTATTTTACTATCTGCCCGAGGAGGATATAGAGCTTTCCTGATAGCCTCGACAAGCTCTTTCAAAACCTCATTTTCCTGCCTGAATCTAACCTCAATTTTTGTCGGGTGTACATTAACATCTATTTCCTCAGGCGATATGTTAATAAAGAGCAGTGCAAGAGGATGCCTGTGCTTTGGCAGCATTGCTCTATATGCTTCATACAGTGCAGCTGTTAGAAACCTATTTTTTATAAATCTTCTGTTGACAAAAAAGTATTGCTGTCTGCCTACTCTTGAGCTTCCGGGCTTCTGAATAAAACCTGTTATCTCGATATTTCCCCTGTAATTGACTTCTAGGATATTTTCCTCATTGAATAGCTTCCTTATCCTAACCTCAAGACTTTCTGGAGGGAATACTTTCTTCTTCCCATCTGTAACAACCTCAAAGTGTACTTCAGGAAAGGCAAGGAGAAACCTCGAAATTACCTCCTTCATAGCAGCATTTTCATGTGCATCAGACTTCAAAAACTTCCTTCTTGCGGGGGTATTGAAGAAAAGCTCTCTTACTTCAATTGTTGTGCCTGTTGTACATGCCACCGGCTTTGTTTCAAGAACTTCTCCACTCTCAACTCTGACTTCGGTTCCTGCAGAACTTTCATTACTTTTTGTTAGCATTCTTAATCTTGACACAGCGGCCATACTTGGTAGAGCCTCCCCTCTGAAGCCAAAGGTTGATACAGAATAAAAGTCACTATCGCTGTATATTTTACTTGTAGCATGTCTCTCAAGGGAAAGAATAGCCTCTTCCCTGCTCATTCCAGAGCCATTGTCCTTAACCTTTATTAAAACTTTTCCAGCCTTCCGAATCTCAATATAAATTCTGTCTGCTCCAGCATCCAGACTGTTCTCAATAAGCTCCTTTAATATGCTGGCAGGACGCTCTACTACCTCACCCGCAGCTATTCTGCTTACCAGCCCTGGAGGAAGCTTTCTGACTTTCATTTTTTTCTCCTGACAGATTCGACAAGTTCAGCAAGTTTATTAAGAGCCTCCAGAGGACTCAGCCTGTTAACATCTATAGTTCCAAGTTCCTCTTCAACCTTACTTGGCATACTAATGTCGAATAGAGTTTTCTGTCCGCTATCCCCCAGCACCTTTTCCAGCTTTTTTCTTCTCAGGCGTTTTGCTATAAGCTTCTCATCCACCACTTCTTCCTCTTCAATCCTTTTCAGTACAGTGAAAGCATTATCAATAACTTCCCGTGGCAATCCAGCCAGCCTTGCCACCTGAATTCCATAGCTCCTGTCAGCACTTCCTTCTCTTACTCTTCTGAGAAAGATTATATCATTTTCAGTCTCCTTAACTTCAATATAGTAGTTTTTGACACCACTCTGGACTTTTTCCAGCTCAGCTAGGTGATGATAGTGTGTAGCAAAGAGAACTTTACATTTTATTCTTTCATTGAGGTACTCTGCCACAGCCCAGGCAATACTGAGACCATCAAATGTGCTTGTGCCTCTTCCGATTTCATCGAGAATAACGAGACTGTTACCTGTGGCGTTATTCAGGATATTGGCTGTTTCCTGCATCTCCACCATGAAGGTGCTCCTCCCTGAAGCCAGGTCATCACTCGCTCCCACCCTTGTGAATATCCTGTCTACAACGCTTATCTCAGCTTTCAAGGCTGGAACAAAGCTACCCATCTGAGCAAGAAGTACTATAAGAGCAACCTGTCTCAGGTATGTGCTCTTTCCCGCCATATTTGGCCCCGTTATTATAAGATGTCTTTCATTTCTGCTCAGCTTCGTGTCATTGGCTATAAAATTGTTGAGTGTTTTTTCCACTGTGGGGTGCCTGCCCTCTTCGATTATAATTTCATCACCATCACTTACTTCAGGCCTGACATAAGAGTTTTCATAGGCTACTCTCGCCAGAGAAACAAGCACATCCAGCCCGGCTATGCTCTTTGCTATAGCCTGAATATTTTCTGTCTTTTCTGCACAGGCTTCCCGGAGCTTCTGGAATAAAGAATATTCCATCTCCTTAATTTTTTCCTCTGAGCCTAAAATAAGAGCCTCCTTCTCCTTAAGCTCTGGTATAATAAAACGCTCAGCATTTGCCAGGGTCTGCTTTCTGATGTAATTTTCCGGAACAGACTTCAAATTTGATTTTGTTACATTGATATAATAGCCAAAAACAGAGTTGTAGCCAACCTTAAGAGAGGATATTCCAGTGCGTCTTTTCTCCCTTTCCTCCAGCTTTGTTATCCATTCCTTTCCATCAAATACAGCTTTTTTAAGCTCATCCAGTTCAACGCTGAAGCCCTCTTTTATCATTCCTCCTTCTCTGACTGTGGCAGGGGGATTATCCTCAAGCGCTTTTTCCAGTAGGGTGGTGAGTTCTTCAGGAGGGTTAATATTACCGGCTAATTCTTTAATTAAATCTGAGCTTAAGCTCTCGAATGCATTTTTTATCTCAGGGAGAGAAGACAGCGAGTTATTCAGGGCAAGAAGGTCTCTGGCATTGGCACTCCCATAGCTCACTCTGGCTATTATTCTCTCCAAATCCCTTATATCTCCGAGCCTCTCCTCAATCTTTTCTCTCTCAAAGCTTTTTGTGTATAGCTCTTCAACAGCTTCGAGGCGCCTCTTTATTTCCTCTACATTCTTTAGAGGGCGTAAAATCCATTTCCTTAGAAGCCTTCCCCCCATTGGGGTTGAGGTGTTGTCAAGAACTTCCAGAAGGGTTCCCTTTTTTGAACCATCTCTGAGGTTTCTTATGAGCTCGAGATTATGCTCGGTTATGCTGTCTATTATCAAATACTCCTCCTGCGAATATAGTCTGATACTGGAGATATGCTCAAGAGTTGCTCTCTGGGTTTCTTTCAGGTAGGAGAGGGCTGCACCAGCCGCACTTATAGCAAGACTCTTTTCCTCCAGTCCCAGACCCCTGACATCATTGATTTTAAAGTGTTCCTGGATTGCTCTGGAGGCAAGAGAATGAAGAAAGGCTTCGTCTCTGTAAGGAGTTACACTTGCCCCATAACTTTTAATTTCACCTTCAAGAGATTCAAATAAGCTCTCCTCCATAATAACTTCAGCAGGTTTTTGTAGAGCAATTTCATCAAGAAGCTTCTCCTTTGCCTTCTCTGCTGTAAATTCTGTCACAAGAAATTCACCTGTGGAGAGTTCCACAACAGCCAATCCATAGCCCCCTCTGTTATGTGAAATCGCAGCGAGATAATTGCTACTCTTTTCCTCAAGGAGATTATCTTCCATCAGTGTGCCTGGAGTCACAACTCTTACAACATCTCTCCTGACAAGCTTTTTTGTCTT
The window above is part of the archaeon BMS3Bbin15 genome. Proteins encoded here:
- the cas9_5 gene encoding CRISPR-associated endonuclease Cas9 produces the protein MPRKVLANNSSDEDQLSGKSGQDLRVPVLNMRGKPLMPTTPRNARVLLKQEKARVVQRSPFTIQLNYPTGEAKQDITLGIDAGYSAIGFSAVTDKKKLICGELTLRKRISKLLEQRRTYRRTRRAKLWHRKPRFNNRSRPNGWLAPSIQHKFDTHLRLIEKLKKILPVTKITVEVSSFDTQKMQNPEIKGVEYQHGELQGYEVREYLLEKWGHKCAYCGKSNVPLEIEHIIPKIRGGTDRVFNLTIACHKCNQKKGDRTAEEFGYPEIQKKAKQTLKSTAFMNIVRWRLANTLNCAWTYGYITKHNRIKLGLEKSHVNDAFVITGGTTQERAVPYMVTQTRRNNRSIQTNRKGFKPSIRKQRYKLQPNDLVKYRKILCRVKGVFNYGKWVRLSTQKGKIINTNIKKVELVKYGGGLQFQF
- the mutL gene encoding DNA mismatch repair protein MutL, translating into MKVRKLPPGLVSRIAAGEVVERPASILKELIENSLDAGADRIYIEIRKAGKVLIKVKDNGSGMSREEAILSLERHATSKIYSDSDFYSVSTFGFRGEALPSMAAVSRLRMLTKSNESSAGTEVRVESGEVLETKPVACTTGTTIEVRELFFNTPARRKFLKSDAHENAAMKEVISRFLLAFPEVHFEVVTDGKKKVFPPESLEVRIRKLFNEENILEVNYRGNIEITGFIQKPGSSRVGRQQYFFVNRRFIKNRFLTAALYEAYRAMLPKHRHPLALLFINISPEEIDVNVHPTKIEVRFRQENEVLKELVEAIRKALYPPRADSKIITQVTRTIENFSSIGKINTGKPEVNEDKAKYSPEKNLEDNILRGIKPLAQLFNTYILAEHSLGLVMIDQHAAHERVLYEKFLKKYSAGKIEKQRLLKPEVIQLTPEESAAMLENIEFLENIGFEIEDFGGESVIIRTVPLFIGKMENFKEFIVEIADAGRISDINRRRDEMIYRVACTGAVKAGDFMLDEEMKVLIEKLRRADNPRTCPHGRPTYIILEKRDIERKFRR
- the mutS gene encoding DNA mismatch repair protein MutS is translated as MMEQWHRFKKLHPDAILFFRAGDFYEMFFEDAKLASRELGITLTTRGREMGKDIPLAGIPYHALDPYLAKLVKKGYKIAICEQVEDPKKTKKLVRRDVVRVVTPGTLMEDNLLEEKSSNYLAAISHNRGGYGLAVVELSTGEFLVTEFTAEKAKEKLLDEIALQKPAEVIMEESLFESLEGEIKSYGASVTPYRDEAFLHSLASRAIQEHFKINDVRGLGLEEKSLAISAAGAALSYLKETQRATLEHISSIRLYSQEEYLIIDSITEHNLELIRNLRDGSKKGTLLEVLDNTSTPMGGRLLRKWILRPLKNVEEIKRRLEAVEELYTKSFEREKIEERLGDIRDLERIIARVSYGSANARDLLALNNSLSSLPEIKNAFESLSSDLIKELAGNINPPEELTTLLEKALEDNPPATVREGGMIKEGFSVELDELKKAVFDGKEWITKLEEREKRRTGISSLKVGYNSVFGYYINVTKSNLKSVPENYIRKQTLANAERFIIPELKEKEALILGSEEKIKEMEYSLFQKLREACAEKTENIQAIAKSIAGLDVLVSLARVAYENSYVRPEVSDGDEIIIEEGRHPTVEKTLNNFIANDTKLSRNERHLIITGPNMAGKSTYLRQVALIVLLAQMGSFVPALKAEISVVDRIFTRVGASDDLASGRSTFMVEMQETANILNNATGNSLVILDEIGRGTSTFDGLSIAWAVAEYLNERIKCKVLFATHYHHLAELEKVQSGVKNYYIEVKETENDIIFLRRVREGSADRSYGIQVARLAGLPREVIDNAFTVLKRIEEEEVVDEKLIAKRLRRKKLEKVLGDSGQKTLFDISMPSKVEEELGTIDVNRLSPLEALNKLAELVESVRRKK